GTTTCAACATCACATACCAAACACATTGAAATGGATATTCACTTTGTTAGCAAAAAGGTGAAATGAGGTGAAGTTTGTATCCTACATATTCTGTCCCGTTATCAGACATCTTCACCAAATGACTTCCGCGCGTACTTTTTAATGATTTTCGAGACTTCTGCGCGTACATTTTAACCCTTCGTAAACCTATCGCTTCGACTATGGGGGTGTGATAGATTATGTAATTAATGTAAATTAATTAGTTGTAATTATTATGTAATTACCGTGTTAACCTTAGCCCCTGTAATACTCGATCTTGTATATATTCTAGTATTATGGAATGAGAAAGACACGTCAAATATTCCCACAGTAAGTTCCACTTGTTAAAAATTTTAAACTTATTGCTACGTATCAAAAACCTTTGTAATAGGTATAAATTGAACTCGATCGAATAACTCATATTTATCCGCAACTTTTATATGAACATATATATGAAAACCACTTCttgtaatttaattaatcaTACAAcacatttttattaaaaaaaaaaaagcaaaggaGGTGTCATCACTTAGCACCCATTATTACAAAgccaaaaaaagagagaaaagatAGATATTGAAAACGAAGTAGAATATCTGCGCCTTCATCTCCACCACAACGATACAGTTATTTATATGATAAATGGCATTAATATCATGAACATGCCTGAAATTGATTTGCTTGAGATATTTTGGGCAGAAgtacctgcaaaacaatatttGTAATGTTTAACTTAAGAAAATAAGAAGCTATATACCGCACATAGTTAAGAAACTGGTCGGCATAAGTCGAACTCAAAATTTATAGTATGAATAATCAAAGAAAAGAATAATTACTAGTTGCCCATTTCTGCATCTGGGATTGATGGGCTTGGGCTCGGGCTTGGTGAAGGAGTATCTGCATCATCATCTGGGGTCAGTGTCATTAATTATAACTACTACTCGtatgaaaatgataaaggtcgcaacatgcgactttTAAACCTTGTCACCATGATGACAtgtcatgcttatgtgtcatgatttaaatttaaattgaaaactaaaatatttaacttgtataacatattatatatgtttcaaaaaaaaggtaagaaaatcttaatattttaatttattttcttttttatatcgactaccttatttacatattttcatagtaaatatTTTGATGACGCATAGTCTACGTGGcgcttatatgtaccaattaaactccgacacgtaagattacGGCAACTAAATATTGTCGTAACTTGCGAACTTTATCATCGCCCATACTCGTATAAGACTATAAGTATAAATTCAATATAAGTACATACCAGGGCATATTGCTTCAATAGTAGCCGTAATTTCGCATGTTGacaaaatattattaaaaatatcttCAGCATGCTGTGAAAGTATATCAGCCTTGCCAAGACAGAAGCACGCCGTCTCGTCGATCACAGCGCTTGATATAGCTGGACAACACGGCTGTAGCGCAGCCGATGTATAATTTTGAGCTTTAGCAGTTTCCAAACATGGTCCAATGTTTTCCCAACAAGGAGCAGCTTCTTGTGCTAATGAGGGCATAGTTGTCAATGACAATAATACTAGGATTCCCACCACTATCAAAGTTATTGAACCCATTTTACTCAACTTAATTGAATgagattaattaagaaatatgaGGCAAAGATTAGATTATGAATACTAATTAAGATATAATGATTATGAATGACACTGGAAAGATTAAGGGTGGGTTTTTATAGGCCGGGTTATgcaataataaaattaaatatagatCGAGTACGTATACATCAAGTTGCTGATTAAGTATACTTAATTTTGATTTGATCACGATTTCCTCCAATTCAAGTATTTGTTTAACATATACGTATAGTCATAATTTTATGTTATAAGTTAACTATGAATGATTCAACTTAATTCATGATGCATCGAATTGAAGATTATGTTCTTGAAAAACATATTTAACAGTTTAACACCAATAATGGCTAGCTTTTCAAGGTACAGAAAATAAACAATTTACTACAGAAATATTATCTTAATTCTCTTTCATTAAATCTTCAAGCTGTACGTTATAATTTGCAAGAAATTAATCTAACTTACTCATATTATaagaatattttatattttcagCTCCATTCTATACTAATAATGATAAGAAGGAACTTATAAAGAGGGTGGAGTGGGGATGGGAGTTATAATAAGGGACAATGAAGGCAACATAGTTCGTGCGGTTTGCCAACAGGTGAGACAAAGTTGGGATGTAAATGTTGCAGAGGCAAAGTCAATCATTCTTGGGTTGAAAATGGCGCTCCAATGCAATGCTAGTAAAGTAGTAGTTGAATGTGATTGTTTACAAGTAGTtgagttaattaatagtaggaAGTTTGATGGCTCTTATCTTGGCATGCTTAGCCGAGAAATTAACGCTATCTCTAGTTCATTTGATGTTATTTCATATTGTCATGTTTATAGGGAGGCTAATTTAGCGGCTCATGCTATGGCTCACCTTAGCCCACCTGAGTA
This Spinacia oleracea cultivar Varoflay chromosome 6, BTI_SOV_V1, whole genome shotgun sequence DNA region includes the following protein-coding sequences:
- the LOC130463414 gene encoding uncharacterized protein isoform X1; this translates as MGSITLIVVGILVLLSLTTMPSLAQEAAPCWENIGPCLETAKAQNYTSAALQPCCPAISSAVIDETACFCLGKADILSQHAEDIFNNILSTCEITATIEAICPDDDADTPSPSPSPSPSIPDAEMGN
- the LOC130463414 gene encoding uncharacterized protein isoform X2; its protein translation is MGSITLIVVGILVLLSLTTMPSLAQEAAPCWENIGPCLETAKAQNYTSAALQPCCPAISSAVIDETACFCLGKADILSQHAEDIFNNILSTCEITATIEAICPDTPSPSPSPSPSIPDAEMGN